In one window of Meiothermus sp. DNA:
- a CDS encoding N-6 DNA methylase: protein MKIRPFYRIPPEDWLLTTNADVATAQRKAIENPQMDERDIEEYVRQWVLRELIETYGYPREWLGERIIVEETVQMATMEKEADISIKNERGKTYLFIETKNSGISYAEFGKAERQLEGYLSATHTATIGMVTDGTPARTRVKLKKIDPNDFDYIPDIPSYESGELRQKVKLVREIPDYPTKGKRTGLKPIDERYTDILFQCHSAIRSIDNLHDDESLDELCKVIYAKIYDERMTIQKEVGTAFVFQTYGGNTEEIASNIRDLYDEARRSDLETYTQRIPNYERSRGVFKDQIRLSSAALLRVVELLQEYSFIDSTTDIKGQAFQQVIGTAVRSGMGQYFTPDPVVRMIVEMIDPKPHEMILDPFCGSGHFLTVSLEYVEKKYKGKIDDYFYRQFAFFHLHGIEKDPKMVRIAMTDMMLHDDGHSNIRCTDALLSFDNYPDIKALAGEDNTSPEVFHVAMTNPPFGALLTGEVMQILGRFELGKGRDSLPLEILGLERTLQFLRPGGRMAIVLPQSILTNTWMKFVRDFILDSCRVDAIVSLPPQTFAPFKGVGKASVLFLTKKKVKNPSLDYPVFISIARHVGYDNTGRTDPRNDLPLIVEDYEKYQHGQTNLSRLSFVVNATQLTAGFAPELFVGSSGAKGWQTKTLDELCDGVIFSGTTPPRNAYTDSGIRIIKFRNITNRGIDWSLNERAFVTEDFYQKNIAKRVQIGDIVVGTAAHHPKYIGAEVDIVDYIPEEYQGKVMCVAEIMVIRVNPEKIDPYYVLMYLRTEDGYRAFQRCIRGQTAHIYPKDVKQIQIPIPPDEEKESLNAIIEAIKDGLKKRREFEETYTKATIAFLEYIGIEPSEIEQSTATSE, encoded by the coding sequence ATGAAAATACGCCCTTTTTATCGTATTCCACCAGAAGATTGGCTTCTTACGACAAATGCCGATGTTGCCACTGCTCAAAGGAAAGCCATAGAGAATCCCCAAATGGACGAGCGGGACATCGAAGAGTATGTTCGTCAGTGGGTTCTTCGTGAACTGATTGAAACGTATGGTTACCCTAGAGAGTGGCTCGGCGAGCGAATTATCGTTGAAGAAACTGTTCAAATGGCAACGATGGAGAAGGAAGCCGATATTTCCATAAAGAATGAAAGGGGTAAAACGTATTTATTCATTGAGACAAAGAACTCTGGCATATCTTATGCTGAATTTGGGAAAGCAGAGAGACAATTAGAGGGCTACCTTTCTGCTACGCATACAGCCACTATTGGCATGGTTACTGATGGAACACCAGCCAGAACCAGAGTTAAGTTAAAGAAAATAGACCCAAATGATTTTGATTACATTCCGGATATTCCATCCTACGAGTCGGGCGAACTCCGGCAAAAAGTGAAACTGGTTCGAGAAATCCCAGATTACCCAACGAAAGGGAAAAGGACAGGTCTAAAACCCATAGACGAAAGATATACGGATATTCTTTTTCAGTGTCACAGTGCCATCCGTTCTATTGATAACCTGCACGATGATGAAAGTCTCGATGAATTGTGCAAAGTTATTTATGCGAAGATTTATGATGAACGCATGACCATTCAAAAAGAAGTTGGAACAGCGTTTGTCTTCCAAACTTACGGTGGAAATACTGAAGAAATAGCGTCGAATATTCGCGACCTATACGATGAAGCACGCAGGAGCGACCTCGAAACATATACTCAACGCATTCCAAATTACGAAAGGTCGCGCGGAGTTTTCAAAGACCAAATCAGACTAAGCAGTGCCGCGCTTCTTCGTGTTGTTGAGCTCTTGCAGGAATATAGTTTTATTGATAGCACTACTGATATAAAAGGACAAGCATTTCAGCAGGTAATTGGTACAGCCGTACGTTCTGGCATGGGGCAATATTTTACCCCTGACCCTGTTGTTAGAATGATTGTTGAAATGATTGACCCCAAACCACACGAGATGATACTTGACCCTTTCTGTGGCAGTGGTCACTTTTTGACTGTATCACTCGAATATGTGGAGAAAAAATATAAGGGCAAGATTGACGATTACTTTTACAGACAATTCGCTTTCTTTCACTTGCACGGGATTGAGAAAGACCCCAAGATGGTTCGGATTGCTATGACCGACATGATGTTGCATGATGATGGTCATAGCAACATTCGTTGTACTGATGCCTTGTTAAGTTTTGATAATTATCCAGATATAAAGGCCCTTGCTGGCGAAGATAATACAAGCCCAGAAGTATTCCATGTGGCAATGACTAATCCCCCGTTTGGTGCATTACTGACGGGAGAAGTAATGCAAATACTTGGTAGGTTTGAACTTGGAAAAGGACGGGATTCATTACCTCTAGAAATTCTCGGCTTGGAAAGAACCCTTCAATTCTTACGCCCTGGTGGACGAATGGCTATTGTTCTTCCCCAGAGCATACTGACAAACACGTGGATGAAATTCGTACGCGATTTTATTTTGGACTCCTGTCGAGTTGATGCTATCGTATCTCTACCGCCACAAACTTTTGCCCCATTTAAGGGAGTAGGGAAAGCGAGTGTACTATTCCTGACCAAGAAAAAAGTCAAGAATCCGTCTTTGGATTATCCTGTTTTTATCTCTATTGCCAGGCATGTCGGTTACGATAACACAGGCAGAACTGATCCAAGAAATGATTTGCCCCTAATTGTCGAAGATTATGAGAAATACCAACACGGTCAGACAAATCTTTCGCGTCTTTCTTTTGTTGTAAACGCAACCCAATTGACCGCTGGTTTTGCTCCAGAATTGTTCGTTGGAAGTAGTGGGGCAAAAGGATGGCAAACAAAAACGTTGGATGAACTTTGTGATGGTGTGATTTTCAGTGGCACAACCCCTCCGCGCAATGCTTATACTGATTCTGGCATCCGAATTATTAAGTTTCGGAACATTACAAATCGTGGAATTGATTGGAGTTTGAATGAAAGAGCCTTCGTAACTGAAGATTTTTACCAAAAGAATATCGCTAAAAGGGTTCAAATAGGTGATATTGTTGTTGGAACAGCCGCACACCACCCTAAATATATAGGCGCTGAGGTCGATATTGTGGATTACATTCCAGAAGAATATCAAGGCAAAGTAATGTGCGTTGCAGAGATTATGGTCATTAGGGTAAATCCTGAAAAAATAGACCCCTATTACGTCCTTATGTATCTACGAACTGAAGATGGGTATCGCGCGTTCCAACGATGTATTAGGGGACAGACTGCGCACATTTACCCAAAAGATGTGAAACAGATACAAATTCCCATACCACCTGATGAAGAAAAAGAATCGTTGAATGCAATTATTGAAGCCATAAAAGACGGGTTGAAAAAACGTAGGGAATTTGAAGAAACGTATACTAAAGCGACTATCGCGTTTCTAGAATACATCGGTATCGAACCGAGCGAAATAGAACAAAGCACTGCAACCAGTGAGTAG
- a CDS encoding integron integrase, translating into MSDVSHSQKRYSPKTSPFLNEIRNVLRLKHMSRRTETSYVYYILDFIRFHGKRHPNEMGVEEIRAYLSHLATKNNVAASTQNVALSALLFLYRQVLKVNLPDIENIERARRSRRVPVVFTRGEVEQVLSRASGIHHLILSLLYGTGMRLSECLSLRVKDLDFERLEVTVRDGKGERDRRTMLPRKLVPALHRQHEYARRMHQLDLEEGFGEVEMPYALARKYPNAAKEWGWQYVFPAAHRSKDPRTGRVGRHHLLEHTVQRAMKKAVRAAGIHKHASVHTLRHSFATHLLESGYDIRTVQELLGHKDVKTTMVYTHVLSQGARGVRSPLDS; encoded by the coding sequence ATGTCGGATGTTTCCCATAGCCAAAAACGGTACTCGCCCAAAACTTCCCCCTTTCTCAACGAGATTCGCAATGTTCTGAGGCTCAAGCATATGAGCCGACGCACGGAAACCTCGTATGTGTATTACATATTAGACTTCATTCGCTTTCACGGCAAGCGCCACCCAAACGAGATGGGGGTCGAGGAAATCCGGGCTTACCTATCCCACTTGGCTACCAAGAACAACGTGGCGGCCTCTACCCAGAACGTAGCCCTATCGGCGCTGCTCTTCTTGTACCGCCAGGTGCTGAAAGTCAACCTACCCGACATCGAGAACATTGAAAGGGCCAGGCGCTCTCGGCGGGTTCCGGTGGTGTTCACCCGTGGCGAGGTAGAGCAGGTTTTATCTCGTGCTTCGGGCATCCACCATCTGATTTTGAGCCTGCTGTATGGAACCGGGATGCGCCTGTCCGAATGCCTGAGCCTGCGGGTGAAGGATTTGGATTTCGAGCGGCTAGAGGTTACAGTTCGGGATGGCAAGGGTGAGCGAGATCGGCGAACCATGCTCCCACGCAAACTGGTTCCGGCGCTCCACCGGCAGCACGAGTACGCCCGGCGTATGCACCAGCTAGACCTGGAAGAAGGCTTCGGTGAGGTCGAGATGCCCTACGCTCTGGCTCGTAAATACCCCAACGCGGCCAAGGAGTGGGGCTGGCAGTATGTATTTCCTGCGGCTCATCGTTCAAAAGACCCCCGCACGGGACGGGTAGGGCGGCATCATCTGCTAGAGCACACAGTGCAACGCGCCATGAAAAAAGCCGTACGCGCAGCAGGTATTCATAAGCACGCCAGCGTCCACACCCTGCGCCACAGCTTCGCCACCCACTTGCTGGAGTCAGGTTACGATATCCGCACCGTGCAGGAGCTATTAGGCCATAAGGACGTAAAAACCACCATGGTTTACACGCACGTCTTGAGCCAGGGTGCAAGGGGCGTTCGCAGCCCGCTCGATTCATAG
- the speB gene encoding agmatinase — protein MRSSELPFTGPATFLKAPHRSLLEPWTADVGFLGLPYDFAVGYRPGARFAPNALREASGRYAPGLEGYFDLETETYRLQGLSLVDAGDVDPAQLEYAESFRRITEAARTLRKRVRLPVFVGGDHSVSYPVLRAYDDLAELYVVQLDAHLDFSDSRNGTKYSNSSPFRRAAEDVPGLKHITAIGLRGLRTNPEAYRAAKARGHTLVSAARVREDLPWVLGQLPQGKKVYISFDADVLDPSIMPGTSSPEVEGLSYAEALAVVRRTITRNELVGFDLVELAPNLDSSGLSSLVGARLLAEVLAVWGPEVAL, from the coding sequence ATGCGCAGCAGCGAGTTGCCCTTCACCGGCCCCGCCACCTTCCTCAAAGCCCCCCACCGCTCCCTCTTGGAGCCCTGGACGGCCGATGTGGGCTTTCTGGGCCTGCCCTACGACTTCGCGGTGGGCTACCGCCCCGGTGCCCGTTTCGCCCCCAACGCCTTGCGTGAGGCCAGCGGCCGCTATGCCCCCGGCCTCGAGGGCTACTTCGACCTCGAGACCGAGACCTACCGCCTGCAGGGCCTGAGCCTGGTGGACGCGGGCGACGTGGATCCGGCCCAGCTCGAGTACGCCGAGTCCTTCCGCCGCATCACCGAGGCCGCCCGCACCCTCAGGAAGCGGGTGCGGTTGCCCGTGTTCGTGGGCGGCGACCACTCGGTGAGCTACCCCGTGCTGCGAGCCTACGACGACCTGGCGGAGCTGTACGTAGTCCAGCTCGATGCCCATCTGGACTTCTCGGACAGCCGCAACGGGACGAAATATTCCAACTCTTCTCCCTTCCGCCGCGCTGCCGAGGACGTGCCGGGCCTGAAGCACATCACCGCCATTGGCCTGCGGGGCTTGCGCACCAACCCCGAGGCCTACCGAGCGGCCAAGGCCAGGGGCCACACCCTGGTCAGCGCCGCTAGGGTGCGCGAAGACCTGCCCTGGGTGCTGGGTCAGCTTCCCCAGGGCAAGAAGGTTTATATCAGCTTCGACGCCGACGTGCTCGACCCCTCGATAATGCCCGGCACCAGCAGCCCGGAGGTGGAGGGGTTGAGCTACGCTGAGGCCCTGGCGGTAGTGCGGAGGACTATCACGCGCAACGAGCTGGTGGGCTTTGATCTGGTCGAGCTTGCGCCGAATTTGGACTCGAGCGGGCTTAGTTCGCTGGTAGGAGCGCGGCTCTTGGCGGAGGTGCTGGCGGTGTGGGGGCCTGAGGTAGCCCTATGA
- a CDS encoding phosphotransferase family protein, which produces MTDQPAAIRPGEKLDIARLQSYLLENLPGAKGNLEVLQFPRGFSNLTYLLRLGEQELVLRRPPFGANIKTAHDMGREYRILSALKPVYPKVPRPLLYCPDASVIGAPFYLMERLHGVILRNEPPRGLTPEVMRGVSYALVDALVELHTLDYQKAGLADLGRPRGYVSRQVSGWSQRYQNARTDDIPGLERAMAWLAKNLPTESGAALIHNDFKYDNLMLAPDDLTRVIAVLDWEMATLGDPLMDLGTTLGYWAEAGDPPGLVSFGLTHVPGNLTRAELVAAYAERTGADVSNVVFYYVFGLFKVGVIMQQIYARYKQGLTQDARFGALIHLIREIGLMINRAIDTGKV; this is translated from the coding sequence ATGACCGACCAACCCGCCGCCATCCGACCCGGCGAAAAGCTGGACATAGCCCGGCTGCAAAGTTATTTGCTGGAAAACTTGCCTGGGGCAAAGGGAAATCTGGAGGTCTTGCAGTTTCCCCGCGGCTTCTCCAACCTCACCTACCTGCTGCGGCTGGGCGAGCAGGAGCTGGTGCTGCGCCGCCCGCCTTTTGGGGCCAACATCAAAACCGCCCACGACATGGGCCGGGAGTACCGCATTCTTTCGGCCCTGAAGCCGGTCTACCCTAAGGTTCCTAGGCCCTTGCTGTACTGCCCGGACGCCTCGGTGATCGGGGCCCCGTTTTACCTGATGGAGCGGCTGCACGGGGTCATCCTACGCAACGAGCCCCCTCGAGGGCTCACGCCCGAAGTCATGCGGGGCGTCTCGTACGCGCTGGTAGATGCCCTGGTCGAACTCCATACGCTCGATTACCAAAAAGCCGGGCTGGCCGATCTGGGAAGGCCCAGGGGGTATGTATCCCGCCAAGTCTCGGGCTGGTCGCAACGCTATCAGAACGCCCGCACCGACGATATCCCCGGCCTAGAACGGGCCATGGCTTGGCTCGCGAAAAACCTTCCTACCGAATCTGGCGCGGCGCTCATCCACAACGACTTTAAGTACGACAACCTGATGCTGGCCCCGGACGATCTGACCCGGGTGATCGCCGTGCTGGACTGGGAGATGGCCACCCTGGGCGACCCTTTGATGGATTTGGGCACCACCCTGGGTTACTGGGCTGAAGCGGGCGACCCACCGGGGCTGGTAAGCTTTGGACTGACCCATGTGCCAGGTAACCTGACCCGGGCCGAACTGGTCGCGGCCTATGCCGAGCGCACTGGCGCAGATGTTTCCAACGTGGTCTTCTACTACGTTTTTGGGCTGTTTAAGGTGGGGGTTATCATGCAGCAGATCTATGCCCGCTACAAGCAGGGCTTGACCCAGGATGCCCGTTTCGGCGCGCTGATTCATCTGATCCGTGAGATAGGTCTGATGATCAACCGGGCGATCGACACCGGTAAAGTGTGA
- a CDS encoding acyl-CoA dehydrogenase family protein, with protein MTAQATDMTLEVRAFVQSEILPLEAIFLKHGFKAVLPELHKVRQKVRAQGWWLPPLHPPLGMGLSLTEFARLSEELGRSPLGHYAFNTQAPDIGNMEVLLKHGTLEQKERFLKPLAAGEIRSSFGMTEPEYPGSNPVWMNTTAVLEGDHWVLNGHKWYTTGFEGSAFCIVMCITDPDQPNPYARASQIIVPTDSPGFQHVRKISVMGEPGEDWMSHSEIRLQGVRVPKENLLGQRGRGFAIAQERLGPGRIHHCMRWIGIAQRSFELMCEHAARRELAPGKPLGSRQAIQHMIADSKAEIHAARLMVLDAAEKVERQGAEGARVEISLIKFFVAGVLQRVLDRAIQVHGGLGMSDDLPLSFFYRHERAARIYDGADEVHKTVVARAVLKEYGLEVSL; from the coding sequence ATGACCGCACAAGCCACCGACATGACTTTAGAAGTGCGTGCTTTTGTACAAAGCGAAATCCTGCCGCTGGAAGCTATTTTTCTAAAGCACGGTTTCAAGGCCGTGCTGCCTGAACTCCACAAGGTTCGCCAGAAGGTCAGGGCCCAGGGCTGGTGGCTGCCCCCGCTGCACCCGCCCCTGGGTATGGGATTAAGCCTGACCGAGTTTGCCCGGCTCTCCGAAGAACTGGGCCGAAGCCCGTTGGGCCACTACGCCTTCAACACGCAAGCCCCCGACATCGGCAATATGGAAGTCTTGCTCAAGCATGGCACCCTCGAGCAAAAAGAGCGCTTCCTGAAGCCCCTTGCGGCGGGCGAAATCCGCAGCTCTTTTGGCATGACCGAGCCCGAATACCCCGGCTCCAACCCGGTCTGGATGAACACCACCGCGGTGCTCGAGGGCGACCACTGGGTGCTCAATGGCCACAAATGGTACACCACCGGCTTCGAGGGTTCGGCCTTCTGCATCGTGATGTGTATTACCGACCCCGATCAGCCCAATCCCTACGCCCGGGCCAGCCAGATTATCGTCCCTACCGATAGCCCCGGCTTCCAGCACGTGCGCAAAATTTCGGTGATGGGCGAACCGGGCGAGGACTGGATGAGCCACTCGGAGATCCGGCTCCAAGGCGTGCGGGTGCCCAAAGAAAACCTGCTGGGCCAGCGGGGCCGGGGCTTCGCCATCGCGCAAGAGCGGCTGGGGCCGGGGCGCATCCACCACTGTATGCGCTGGATTGGCATTGCCCAGCGCAGCTTCGAGCTGATGTGCGAACACGCGGCCCGGCGCGAACTGGCCCCCGGCAAGCCCTTGGGCTCGCGGCAGGCCATCCAGCACATGATCGCCGATTCCAAGGCTGAAATTCACGCCGCCCGGCTGATGGTGCTGGACGCTGCCGAGAAGGTCGAGCGGCAGGGAGCTGAAGGGGCGCGGGTGGAAATTTCGCTCATCAAGTTCTTTGTGGCGGGGGTTTTGCAGCGGGTGCTGGATCGGGCCATTCAGGTGCACGGCGGCCTGGGGATGTCCGACGACCTGCCGCTATCGTTCTTCTACCGCCACGAGCGGGCCGCTCGCATCTACGATGGGGCCGACGAGGTGCACAAGACCGTGGTAGCCCGGGCTGTGCTGAAGGAGTATGGCCTCGAGGTTTCCCTGTAA
- a CDS encoding SDR family NAD(P)-dependent oxidoreductase, with translation MPALARLLLALPRCTQLERLEKKVQGRTVLITGASYGIGEAAALLLAQAGAEVLLVARTAEKLREISDRVERAGGRAQAYPTDLYPTDQVAALAKTLLDNHPRIDIVISNAGKSIRRRVIKSLERDDLGRLVRLNLISSSLLLTALLPRMLEQGGGHIVNVSSVSARLPIAPNWAAYQASKAGFDAWLRSVANEVRPNNIRVSSVYLPLVRTRMIEPSRFYQNMPALSPLEAAQVIAYALVTGVERVAPWWLWWGELASLLAPKLVNHLLCSWENRHG, from the coding sequence ATGCCGGCGCTCGCTCGGTTGCTGCTCGCATTGCCGCGCTGTACGCAGTTGGAGCGCCTCGAGAAGAAGGTGCAAGGCAGAACCGTGCTCATCACCGGTGCTTCCTATGGTATCGGGGAGGCCGCCGCCCTCCTCCTGGCTCAGGCAGGGGCGGAGGTGCTGCTGGTTGCGCGCACAGCTGAAAAACTCAGGGAAATTAGCGACCGGGTGGAGCGTGCAGGAGGCCGGGCGCAAGCCTACCCTACCGATCTCTACCCAACCGATCAGGTCGCCGCTCTGGCAAAGACCCTGTTAGACAATCATCCCCGCATTGACATAGTTATTTCTAACGCAGGCAAGTCCATCCGTCGGCGGGTGATAAAATCCCTCGAGCGCGACGACCTGGGGCGCCTGGTGCGGCTTAATCTCATAAGTTCGTCTTTACTTCTCACCGCCCTACTGCCGCGTATGCTTGAGCAGGGTGGCGGGCATATTGTGAATGTTTCCTCGGTATCGGCGCGGCTGCCCATCGCCCCCAACTGGGCAGCCTACCAGGCCAGCAAGGCCGGTTTTGATGCCTGGCTGCGGAGTGTGGCCAACGAGGTGCGCCCGAACAACATCCGGGTCTCCTCGGTGTATCTGCCGCTGGTGCGTACCCGTATGATTGAACCCAGCCGTTTCTACCAGAACATGCCCGCCTTGAGCCCGCTCGAGGCCGCCCAGGTCATTGCCTATGCCCTCGTGACGGGGGTCGAACGGGTAGCACCCTGGTGGCTTTGGTGGGGAGAGCTGGCCAGCTTGCTAGCGCCCAAGCTGGTCAACCATTTGCTTTGTAGTTGGGAAAACCGCCATGGCTAG
- a CDS encoding class I adenylate-forming enzyme family protein has product MASIVSPSGLAQFLRLVAKSGLLGSKPLVSLASLVPLWLRFGGSLYTLAAWAAARFPNRLAVVEGEQGLSFQQLLEHADRLAAALQERFAMDSVGILGRNRIAYIVALLACTRLGCNLVLLNPMFGPEQLRVVLRRRPLGLLLFDLGFRPLVEEALASMPATGQPRLLALEDTPELIAKSPIGKTHPKPHKSSLTVLTSGTTGPAKEVRRRIKAAEALGLISSLLLHLQPHSGQRVLLAVPLLHGHGLATLALCLVAGLSLHLGKSRARDLWEEIQAHKIELLVLVPTILHRLLEAGAPSHGNHLRAVISGSAPLNPSLVLRTLAMLGQKLYNLYGSSETGVISLASPKDLLEAPGTVGHPLPGVTLKILDEVKNELPRGQIGQVWVSRGGQIAPTGDLGYLDPQGRLFLTGRADEVLICGGEKVFPTQIEERITNLLPYAEECAVVGVPDLEYGQALHLFLVLKPGHDSMETYAIQRDLEAHLPRTLRPRHITLLTELPRNQAGKLLRAKLHALLEAKPH; this is encoded by the coding sequence ATGGCTAGCATCGTTTCACCCTCAGGCTTAGCACAGTTTTTGCGGCTGGTTGCAAAATCTGGGCTGTTGGGTTCGAAGCCGCTGGTCTCGCTTGCTTCGCTTGTTCCCCTGTGGCTGCGCTTTGGGGGCTCCTTATACACACTGGCCGCCTGGGCCGCAGCCCGCTTTCCAAATCGTCTGGCGGTGGTGGAGGGTGAGCAAGGCCTGAGCTTTCAACAACTGCTTGAGCACGCCGACCGCCTGGCCGCGGCGCTACAGGAACGTTTCGCAATGGATTCGGTTGGAATCCTGGGAAGAAACCGCATAGCATACATCGTGGCCCTTCTGGCCTGCACGCGACTGGGATGCAACCTGGTGCTGCTCAACCCCATGTTTGGGCCCGAGCAACTACGGGTGGTTTTGCGTAGGCGACCTTTAGGCTTGCTGCTCTTTGACCTGGGGTTTCGCCCCCTGGTAGAAGAAGCCCTGGCCTCCATGCCCGCCACGGGGCAGCCCCGGTTGCTTGCGCTCGAGGACACCCCCGAGCTTATCGCAAAGAGCCCTATCGGCAAAACCCACCCCAAACCCCATAAAAGCAGCCTCACGGTGCTCACTTCCGGTACGACTGGCCCCGCTAAAGAGGTTCGCCGAAGGATTAAGGCTGCAGAAGCCCTGGGTCTGATCTCGAGCTTGCTGCTCCATTTGCAGCCCCATAGCGGCCAGCGGGTGTTGCTGGCTGTTCCCCTCTTGCACGGTCATGGGCTCGCTACGCTGGCGCTATGTCTGGTCGCAGGCCTCTCGCTTCACCTGGGCAAAAGCCGCGCTAGAGACCTTTGGGAAGAAATTCAGGCGCACAAGATCGAGTTACTGGTGCTGGTACCCACCATCTTGCACCGGCTTTTGGAAGCAGGAGCCCCGTCGCACGGGAACCACCTGCGGGCAGTCATCAGCGGTTCTGCACCGCTCAACCCGAGCCTGGTCCTGCGCACCTTAGCGATGTTAGGCCAAAAGCTATACAACCTGTACGGCTCGAGCGAGACCGGCGTTATCTCGCTGGCCTCCCCAAAAGACCTGCTCGAAGCCCCCGGCACGGTGGGCCATCCCTTGCCAGGGGTCACTTTGAAGATTCTGGATGAAGTTAAAAACGAGCTGCCCCGGGGCCAGATAGGCCAGGTGTGGGTCTCGCGTGGCGGGCAGATCGCGCCTACCGGCGACCTGGGCTACCTCGACCCCCAGGGGCGGCTATTCCTGACAGGCCGAGCCGACGAAGTGCTCATCTGCGGGGGTGAGAAGGTGTTCCCCACCCAGATAGAAGAGCGCATCACCAACCTACTCCCGTACGCAGAGGAATGTGCTGTGGTAGGGGTACCCGACCTCGAGTACGGACAGGCCCTTCACCTGTTTCTGGTGCTCAAGCCCGGCCATGACAGCATGGAGACCTATGCCATCCAGCGCGACCTCGAGGCCCATCTTCCTCGAACCCTGAGGCCGCGCCACATTACCCTACTAACCGAACTACCCAGGAACCAAGCAGGAAAGCTGCTCCGAGCCAAACTGCACGCGCTTCTGGAGGCGAAGCCGCACTGA
- a CDS encoding acyl-CoA dehydrogenase family protein: MIADKKLSTKGGGWLLEKPEHIFTPEDFDDTTRMIQETVRQFVEKEYRPVAEALEHGALEHNIPLLKKCGELGLLGVEVAEEYGGLDLPKTVSTVIAEALAGTGGFSVSYGVQTSIGLLPLVYWGTKAQKDKFLAKLVSGELIAAYCLTEPQSGSDAMGAKTRAELSEDGKHYILNGTKMWISNAGFAHLFTIFAKTPEGLTAFLVERDTPGLRLGGEEKKMGIKASSTRQVFLEDVKVPVENVLGELGKGHKIAFNVLNVGRYKLGAGAIGGSKGALALSARYAKERVAFGQPIANFGLIKQKLAEMAARIFVGESAVYRTMGMIDEALSSLDKANAAEAVLAGIEEYAIEASIIKVLGSEVLDYVVDEGVQIHGGYGYSAEYEIERAYRDSRINRIFEGTNEINRLLIPGMLLRRAMKGELPLFDAAMKLQKDLLEPSFEEPEDKELAQLEGLKKLALAVLGLAALKYGKKIEEEQEVLAVAADILMDIFAAESALLRARKLGEKVYAEMAQLYLYQALDHAQAAALSILPRLAEGDDMRLMASAARRLTKHEPQDLVELRRRIAEKVLEAGGYPQPRS, translated from the coding sequence GTGATCGCAGACAAGAAACTCTCCACCAAAGGCGGCGGCTGGCTACTGGAAAAGCCCGAACACATCTTTACGCCGGAAGACTTCGACGACACCACCCGCATGATTCAGGAAACCGTGCGGCAGTTTGTGGAGAAGGAGTACCGGCCAGTAGCGGAAGCGCTGGAGCACGGGGCCCTCGAGCACAACATCCCCCTACTTAAAAAGTGCGGCGAGCTGGGCTTGCTGGGGGTCGAGGTCGCGGAAGAGTACGGCGGCCTCGACCTGCCCAAAACGGTCAGTACGGTAATCGCCGAAGCCCTGGCCGGCACGGGCGGATTCAGTGTGTCCTATGGTGTTCAGACCAGCATTGGTCTCTTGCCCCTGGTTTATTGGGGCACCAAAGCGCAAAAAGACAAATTCCTGGCCAAGCTGGTCTCGGGTGAACTCATTGCCGCCTACTGCCTCACCGAGCCGCAGTCCGGCTCCGACGCCATGGGGGCCAAGACCCGGGCCGAGCTTTCCGAAGATGGAAAGCACTACATCCTCAACGGCACCAAGATGTGGATCTCCAACGCGGGCTTTGCCCACCTCTTTACCATCTTCGCCAAGACGCCGGAGGGCCTGACCGCCTTCCTGGTCGAGCGCGATACCCCGGGCTTGCGGCTGGGTGGTGAAGAAAAGAAGATGGGCATCAAGGCCTCCAGCACCCGCCAGGTCTTCCTGGAAGACGTGAAGGTGCCGGTGGAGAACGTGCTGGGCGAGCTGGGCAAAGGGCACAAAATCGCCTTTAACGTGCTCAATGTGGGGCGCTACAAGCTGGGCGCGGGGGCCATCGGAGGTTCCAAGGGGGCGCTGGCCCTCTCGGCCAGATACGCCAAAGAGCGTGTGGCCTTTGGTCAGCCCATTGCCAACTTCGGCCTGATCAAGCAAAAACTGGCCGAGATGGCCGCCCGCATTTTTGTGGGTGAGAGTGCGGTTTACCGCACCATGGGCATGATTGACGAGGCCCTTTCCAGCCTCGATAAAGCGAATGCGGCCGAGGCGGTGCTGGCCGGCATCGAGGAATACGCCATCGAGGCCAGCATCATCAAGGTGCTGGGTTCGGAGGTGCTGGACTACGTGGTAGACGAGGGGGTGCAGATTCACGGCGGTTATGGCTATTCGGCCGAGTACGAAATCGAGCGGGCCTACCGTGACAGCCGCATCAACCGCATCTTCGAGGGCACCAACGAAATTAACCGCCTCCTGATTCCGGGCATGCTGCTGCGCCGCGCCATGAAGGGCGAGCTGCCGCTTTTCGATGCAGCCATGAAGCTACAAAAAGATTTGCTGGAGCCCTCTTTCGAGGAGCCCGAAGATAAAGAGCTGGCCCAGCTCGAGGGCCTCAAGAAGCTGGCCCTGGCGGTCTTGGGCCTGGCCGCCCTCAAGTACGGCAAGAAGATTGAAGAAGAGCAGGAAGTGCTGGCCGTGGCAGCCGACATCTTGATGGACATTTTCGCCGCCGAGAGTGCACTGCTCAGGGCCCGCAAGCTGGGCGAGAAGGTCTACGCCGAGATGGCCCAGTTGTACTTGTACCAGGCCCTCGACCATGCTCAGGCGGCTGCGCTCTCAATCCTGCCCCGGTTGGCCGAGGGCGACGATATGCGCCTGATGGCCTCGGCGGCCCGCCGCCTGACCAAGCACGAGCCTCAGGATCTGGTGGAGCTGCGCCGGCGCATTGCCGAGAAGGTGCTCGAGGCCGGTGGCTACCCGCAGCCCAGAAGCTGA